The following coding sequences lie in one Kwoniella dendrophila CBS 6074 chromosome 10, complete sequence genomic window:
- a CDS encoding ubiquitin-conjugating enzyme E2 2, whose product MSTAAKRRLIRDFKRLASDPPIGISGSPNPDNIMIWNAVIFGPPDTPFEDGSFRLTLTFSDSYPNKPPTVRFVSKMFHPNIYANGELCLDILQNRWSPTYDVAAILTSVQSLLNDPNPASPANVDAAQLFKENLKEYERRVKQTVEQSWLDNPDEIELESSTSAPVHAVTA is encoded by the exons ATG TCTACAGCAGCTAAGAGAAGATTGATTAGGGATTTCAAGAGATTAGCCTCTGATCCACCTATTGGAATTTCAGGATCACCCAATCCTGATAATATAATGATCTGGAATGCTGTTATATTTGGGCCTC CCGATACACCATTCGAAGATGGATCATTCAGATTGACCTTGacattttcagattcatATCCAAATAAACCACCTACAGTCAGATTCGTTTCAAAAATGTTTCATCCAAACATCTATGCAAATGGTGAATTGTGTTTAGATATCTTACAAAATCGTTGGTCACCAACGTATGATGTTGCTGCTATTTTAACTAGTGTGCAAAGTTTGTTGAATGATCCTAATCCTGCGTC TCCGGCTAACGTAGATGCTGCTCAGCTGTTCAAGGAGAATTTGAAGGAATACGAAAGGCGAGTAAAG CAAACCGTCGAACAGTCATGGCTTGATAACCCTGATGAGATCGAGCTcgaatcatcaacaagtgCACCTGTACATGCTGTAACAGCGTAG